The following proteins are co-located in the Dietzia timorensis genome:
- a CDS encoding dolichyl-phosphate-mannose--protein mannosyltransferase, producing the protein MTSHSPTLDPGGSSRPAPGDDGAARRPGPALPAPDFGPADRVRGWIVTGVVALIALVTRLYSLGSATDGGTPIFDEKHYAPQAFQISQLGIEENPGYGLIVHPPVAKQIQSIGGFLFGYTPLGWRITAALAGVLVIVLIVRMTRRLTRSTFLGGLAGLLLACDGVLFVTSRVGMLDIYQVLFVTAAAACLLVDRDRMRLRMHRAALAGRVNPARPGPAMGLAWFYFLAALMVAACAAVVVVLGVSLAGIAAAVALAAAGVAVSVYLLRASDFGRRPVTDLGPRLGFRWWRFGAGVMLGLALGTKWSGLYYIAFFGVMALAFDIALRSRYRVRAPLLGALTRDSVPAFASLVIWPAILYMMSWLPWFRDENAVYRHVVGTKVDADSVWSFLPDSVQSWIYYQSSVMDFHSSLTNSAGNMHPWESKPWVWPMSLRPMLYYMEQGPEVGGCGEDSCVQAIMLNGTPAMWWLAIPVLGFALWRAIFSRDARYAFALVGYAAGIIPWFFMLDRQMYFFYGALLIPFFVIMLALILGEIAGVLRAGRAPSPSQLAEREEKRALARAAESARGREDRGGGFAAGLRVEIATLSRRQTVGFAIVAVYVALVVANFVYMWPVLVGQPITQLAWQNHQWLPSWT; encoded by the coding sequence ATGACCAGCCACTCCCCGACCCTCGACCCCGGCGGCTCCTCGCGCCCCGCGCCCGGCGACGACGGCGCTGCGCGGCGCCCGGGCCCGGCGCTGCCCGCTCCCGACTTCGGCCCCGCCGACCGCGTGCGCGGATGGATCGTCACCGGGGTCGTCGCGCTCATCGCGCTGGTGACGCGCCTGTATTCGCTTGGTTCGGCCACCGACGGCGGCACGCCGATCTTCGACGAGAAGCACTACGCCCCGCAGGCCTTCCAGATTTCTCAGCTCGGGATCGAGGAAAACCCTGGCTACGGGCTGATCGTGCACCCTCCGGTGGCCAAGCAGATCCAGTCGATCGGCGGCTTTCTGTTCGGCTACACGCCGCTGGGCTGGCGGATCACCGCGGCGCTCGCGGGCGTGCTCGTCATCGTGCTCATCGTGCGTATGACTCGCCGGCTCACCCGCTCCACGTTCCTCGGCGGACTCGCCGGGTTGCTGCTCGCCTGCGATGGCGTGCTGTTCGTGACCTCCCGCGTCGGGATGCTCGACATCTACCAGGTCCTCTTCGTGACGGCGGCAGCCGCGTGCCTCCTCGTCGACCGTGATCGCATGCGCCTGCGCATGCACCGCGCCGCATTAGCCGGGCGGGTGAACCCCGCTCGTCCCGGACCAGCGATGGGTCTGGCCTGGTTCTATTTCCTGGCCGCGCTGATGGTGGCCGCGTGCGCCGCTGTCGTCGTCGTGCTCGGGGTATCGCTGGCGGGGATCGCCGCCGCGGTCGCCCTGGCCGCGGCTGGCGTGGCGGTGTCGGTGTATTTGCTGCGCGCCTCGGATTTCGGCCGCCGGCCGGTGACCGATCTCGGGCCGCGCCTCGGTTTCCGGTGGTGGCGCTTCGGTGCAGGCGTGATGCTCGGCCTGGCGCTCGGCACGAAGTGGTCCGGCCTCTACTACATCGCGTTCTTCGGCGTCATGGCGCTGGCTTTCGATATCGCGCTGCGCAGCCGCTATCGGGTGCGGGCGCCGCTGCTCGGCGCACTCACGCGGGACTCCGTGCCCGCGTTCGCGTCGCTGGTGATCTGGCCGGCGATCTTGTACATGATGTCGTGGCTGCCGTGGTTCCGCGACGAGAACGCGGTGTACCGGCACGTCGTGGGGACGAAAGTCGACGCGGATTCAGTGTGGAGCTTCCTGCCCGATTCGGTGCAGTCGTGGATCTACTACCAGTCCTCGGTGATGGACTTCCACTCCTCGCTGACGAACTCCGCCGGCAACATGCACCCGTGGGAATCGAAGCCGTGGGTGTGGCCAATGAGCCTGCGACCGATGCTCTACTACATGGAGCAGGGCCCCGAGGTGGGCGGCTGCGGCGAGGATTCGTGCGTGCAAGCGATCATGCTCAACGGGACACCGGCGATGTGGTGGCTCGCGATCCCCGTGCTCGGCTTCGCGCTGTGGCGGGCGATTTTCTCGCGCGACGCGCGGTACGCGTTTGCGCTGGTCGGCTACGCCGCAGGGATCATCCCTTGGTTCTTCATGCTCGACCGGCAGATGTACTTCTTCTACGGCGCGCTGCTCATTCCGTTCTTCGTGATCATGCTCGCGCTGATCCTCGGCGAGATCGCCGGCGTGCTTCGGGCAGGCCGTGCGCCGAGTCCTTCGCAGCTCGCCGAGCGTGAGGAAAAGCGTGCGCTGGCGCGGGCTGCCGAGAGTGCCCGTGGGCGTGAGGATCGCGGAGGCGGTTTCGCCGCCGGATTGCGTGTGGAGATTGCCACGCTCTCGCGCCGGCAGACTGTCGGATTCGCGATCGTCGCGGTCTATGTCGCGCTCGTCGTGGCGAACTTCGTGTACATGTGGCCGGTGCTCGTCGGGCAGCCGATTACTCAACTGGCATGGCAGAACCATCAGTGGCTGCCGAGCTGGACCTAG
- a CDS encoding DoxX family protein: MSFDGLRDFALLLARLGLGVIFVAHGWQKFFDLGLDRVAGQFHTIGIPQPEVTAAIVAGVELVAGVALVLGILTPLAGILLAVDMLGAFYFVHATNGPFVENQGWELVLALFVGTVVLAAVGAGRFSLDKALGG, encoded by the coding sequence ATGAGTTTCGACGGATTGCGCGACTTCGCTCTGCTACTGGCACGCCTGGGCCTCGGCGTCATTTTCGTCGCCCACGGCTGGCAGAAGTTCTTCGACCTCGGCCTCGACCGCGTGGCCGGCCAGTTCCACACCATCGGGATCCCGCAGCCGGAGGTCACGGCGGCGATTGTTGCCGGTGTCGAACTCGTCGCCGGAGTGGCGCTCGTCCTCGGGATCCTGACGCCGCTCGCCGGCATTCTCCTGGCCGTCGACATGCTCGGCGCCTTCTATTTCGTTCACGCGACCAACGGCCCGTTCGTGGAGAACCAGGGCTGGGAGCTCGTGCTTGCGCTCTTTGTCGGAACGGTCGTCCTCGCAGCCGTTGGCGCCGGGCGCTTCAGCCTCGACAAGGCCCTCGGCGGCTGA
- a CDS encoding SDR family oxidoreductase: MAKARITDFQGRTCVVTGAASGIGRAAALDLAARGARLALCDREAGALESTAQRCREISGSAPVVAAFDITSFEETKAFADETIAELGVPSAVFHVAGTSKWGAVDKMVHEDWKLLVDVNLMGTVHVVESFVPPMMKAARPGALAMVSSAAGLIGMPWHGAYSATKFGVRGIAEVLRFDLESKRISVHIVTPGAVDTPLVNKIQISGVDTSDPAVAEAQARFSKHAVTPEVAAKKMIDGVTKGKYIIQTSRDIALAFAAQRYFPPAYNLAMRGLNRYLLSVAKKAGVEV, translated from the coding sequence ATGGCCAAGGCGAGAATCACAGATTTCCAGGGGCGCACATGCGTCGTCACGGGCGCGGCGAGCGGTATCGGCCGCGCGGCGGCGCTCGACCTCGCGGCCCGCGGCGCGAGGCTCGCATTGTGCGACAGAGAAGCCGGTGCCCTCGAATCCACCGCGCAGCGCTGCCGGGAGATCTCCGGGTCCGCCCCCGTCGTGGCGGCGTTCGACATCACCTCGTTCGAGGAGACGAAGGCTTTCGCGGACGAGACGATTGCGGAGCTCGGGGTTCCTTCGGCCGTTTTCCACGTCGCCGGGACCTCCAAATGGGGCGCGGTCGACAAGATGGTGCACGAAGACTGGAAGCTCCTCGTGGACGTCAACCTCATGGGCACCGTCCACGTGGTCGAATCCTTCGTCCCGCCGATGATGAAGGCGGCCCGCCCCGGCGCGCTGGCCATGGTGTCCTCCGCCGCCGGGCTCATCGGAATGCCGTGGCACGGCGCGTACAGCGCGACGAAGTTCGGCGTCCGCGGCATTGCCGAGGTACTGCGTTTCGATCTCGAGAGCAAGCGGATCTCGGTCCACATCGTCACCCCAGGCGCGGTCGATACCCCGCTGGTCAACAAGATCCAGATCTCCGGGGTCGACACGTCCGACCCGGCGGTCGCCGAGGCTCAGGCGAGATTCTCCAAGCACGCGGTGACCCCCGAGGTGGCCGCGAAGAAGATGATCGACGGCGTCACCAAGGGCAAATACATCATCCAGACCTCCCGCGACATCGCCCTGGCATTCGCCGCGCAGCGCTACTTTCCGCCCGCCTACAACCTCGCGATGCGCGGGCTCAATCGCTACCTTCTCAGCGTGGCGAAGAAGGCCGGCGTCGAGGTCTAG
- a CDS encoding bifunctional lysylphosphatidylglycerol flippase/synthetase MprF, translating to MAFALAPARLSGGGALRSAPVSVAAGLALVVAHLGRIPVPGFVTTSFSGLLLSLIAVVIIGRFIERRIGHGATLAIGLLATIGAIACAALGSWLFELAGVHMGWGHLTWDRVHGYVTADPAGPAGMRGVARGPLGAGAIGPYPWIAGLVLASTARMSALWRRRLRVGVLATCATMVLFFGHRANIALLAGALIGLVLGVALHAARRERPAHDVGGPVRTAAATFRERRNLIALLLVTVAIGPVLARLVPGADGVLSPLAGLVDRSPFTTAQVAEMCADGQWTRDCLEATERVRLGGIGPMLMALLPSVMAVLFATGLRRGRRAGWIGAAVIVAAWLAAAAAQLIGFGTNGTATATRITWTIAAMAPLLVCLVALLRGRALFRIKAGGRAGPRAAVASAIIVAMGWVGYVLAGLATAGGFATRPGVLALIVDFPRRLVPPRFLGAFDIHAALAEGSGAVGSMPLPLSAPATAVFEWTPILVWTALAVVFWFLLHTPLGDPRAAPSAVTRELIHDPGGANLSWMGLWPENSHWVAASGRAAVPYREIGGVFLTVGEPVGDPTARTEAVREFTDFVLASGGVPCFYSVGEDVRAACEKAGFRSVRVGEETVIELDGLEFRGKKFQDVRTAINRARKEEVTSLWTRWSECPLALKEQIIEISEAWVSDKGLPEMGFTLGGIDELDDPEVRLLLAIDARGAVHGITSWMPVYRDGALVGLTLDFMRRRADGFRPAMEYLIATCALDAKEEGLEFVSLSAAPLASTHPGHATGSDDDGPAGDRPSTSALDSLLERLSHALEPVYGFRSLLAFKAKFQPSYVPLYMCYEESASLGFIGGAIARAYVGEVSTVKSARLVAALGAALRRGHDK from the coding sequence ATGGCTTTCGCACTCGCTCCGGCTCGCCTGAGCGGAGGCGGGGCGCTTCGTTCGGCCCCGGTATCCGTCGCGGCGGGGCTCGCGCTGGTCGTCGCGCACCTCGGCCGCATTCCGGTGCCCGGCTTCGTCACGACCTCGTTCTCCGGTCTGCTCCTGTCGCTCATCGCGGTCGTGATCATTGGGCGATTCATCGAGCGCCGGATCGGCCACGGCGCCACCCTCGCGATCGGTCTGCTGGCGACGATCGGCGCCATCGCCTGCGCCGCGCTAGGCAGCTGGCTGTTCGAGCTCGCCGGGGTGCACATGGGCTGGGGCCATCTCACGTGGGACCGCGTACACGGTTACGTCACCGCAGATCCCGCTGGTCCCGCAGGAATGCGTGGCGTTGCGCGCGGCCCGCTCGGGGCGGGCGCGATCGGTCCGTACCCGTGGATCGCGGGACTCGTGCTCGCCTCGACAGCGCGCATGTCCGCGCTGTGGCGCCGCCGCCTGCGCGTCGGCGTTCTCGCTACGTGCGCGACGATGGTGCTGTTCTTCGGGCACCGCGCGAACATCGCTCTCCTCGCCGGTGCGCTCATCGGGCTCGTCCTCGGAGTGGCACTGCACGCCGCCCGACGCGAACGCCCCGCCCATGACGTCGGAGGTCCTGTCCGCACCGCCGCCGCCACCTTCCGCGAGCGCCGAAATCTCATCGCCCTGCTCCTCGTGACGGTCGCCATCGGCCCCGTCCTCGCCCGGCTGGTGCCGGGGGCCGACGGCGTCCTCAGCCCGCTCGCCGGCCTCGTCGACCGCAGCCCGTTCACCACCGCGCAGGTCGCCGAGATGTGCGCGGACGGGCAGTGGACGCGCGACTGCCTCGAGGCCACCGAGCGCGTGCGTCTGGGCGGGATCGGCCCGATGCTCATGGCGCTCCTGCCCTCGGTGATGGCGGTGCTCTTCGCCACAGGACTGCGCCGCGGCCGGCGCGCCGGGTGGATCGGCGCCGCGGTCATCGTCGCCGCGTGGCTCGCCGCTGCCGCCGCCCAGCTCATCGGGTTCGGCACCAACGGCACGGCCACGGCGACGCGGATCACGTGGACCATCGCGGCGATGGCGCCGCTGCTCGTCTGCCTTGTCGCTTTGCTGCGCGGGCGCGCTCTGTTCCGGATCAAAGCAGGTGGCCGGGCCGGGCCCCGGGCGGCCGTGGCGTCAGCAATCATCGTCGCCATGGGCTGGGTCGGGTACGTACTGGCCGGGCTCGCGACCGCCGGGGGCTTCGCCACGCGCCCGGGCGTGCTCGCGCTGATCGTCGACTTCCCCCGCCGCCTCGTGCCGCCACGATTTCTCGGCGCATTCGACATCCACGCCGCCCTCGCGGAGGGCAGCGGCGCTGTCGGCTCGATGCCGCTTCCCTTGTCGGCGCCCGCGACCGCGGTATTCGAATGGACCCCGATCCTCGTGTGGACGGCGCTCGCCGTGGTGTTCTGGTTCCTCCTCCACACCCCGCTCGGCGACCCGCGCGCGGCGCCCTCCGCCGTCACACGCGAACTGATCCACGACCCCGGCGGCGCGAATCTGTCCTGGATGGGTTTGTGGCCGGAGAACTCGCACTGGGTCGCAGCCTCGGGGCGCGCGGCCGTGCCGTACCGCGAGATCGGCGGGGTGTTCCTCACCGTCGGTGAGCCCGTCGGGGACCCGACGGCGCGGACGGAGGCAGTCCGCGAGTTCACGGACTTCGTGCTCGCAAGCGGCGGCGTGCCGTGCTTCTACAGCGTCGGAGAGGACGTGCGCGCGGCGTGTGAGAAGGCGGGTTTCCGCAGCGTTCGCGTGGGCGAGGAGACCGTGATCGAGCTCGACGGGCTCGAGTTCCGCGGCAAGAAGTTCCAGGACGTGCGAACCGCGATCAACCGCGCCCGCAAGGAGGAGGTGACCTCGCTGTGGACCCGCTGGTCCGAGTGCCCGCTCGCGCTCAAGGAGCAGATCATCGAGATCTCCGAGGCCTGGGTCTCGGACAAGGGGCTGCCCGAGATGGGGTTCACTCTCGGCGGGATCGACGAGCTCGACGACCCGGAGGTGCGCCTGCTGCTCGCGATCGACGCGCGCGGCGCCGTCCACGGAATCACCTCGTGGATGCCGGTCTACCGCGACGGTGCGCTCGTGGGACTGACCCTCGACTTCATGCGCCGCCGTGCGGACGGGTTCCGCCCCGCGATGGAGTACCTCATCGCCACGTGCGCCCTGGACGCGAAGGAAGAGGGACTTGAGTTCGTCTCGCTGTCGGCGGCGCCGCTCGCCAGCACTCACCCCGGCCACGCCACCGGTTCCGATGACGACGGGCCCGCGGGAGACCGCCCGTCGACCTCAGCCCTCGACTCGCTTCTCGAGCGGCTGAGCCACGCGCTCGAACCGGTCTACGGCTTCCGCTCGCTGCTGGCGTTCAAGGCGAAGTTCCAGCCGAGCTACGTCCCGCTCTACATGTGTTACGAGGAGTCGGCGTCGCTGGGATTCATCGGCGGTGCGATCGCGCGCGCCTATGTCGGCGAGGTGTCCACGGTCAAGAGTGCCCGGCTCGTCGCGGCGCTTGGAGCAGCGCTGCGCCGAGGACACGACAAGTAG